The following are from one region of the Salvia hispanica cultivar TCC Black 2014 chromosome 1, UniMelb_Shisp_WGS_1.0, whole genome shotgun sequence genome:
- the LOC125201040 gene encoding LRR receptor-like serine/threonine-protein kinase RGI5 produces MSKLVYIALGLNELSGSLPTDLCGNLPFLAGNGIYLSRNQLSGAILSNLSLCSHLQVVSLSGNSFNGQIPAEIGYLTSLRILFPGSNNLNGKLPPEIGNLHNLVDFAGENNQIGGTLNILVNMSSLHELSLWRNNFTGNLSRDFGNLTMLTKFVIFENYMTGHIPTEFGRLKKLVLGLNNFSGSIPHELFNISTLQTLLVPFK; encoded by the exons ATGTCAAAGCTGGTATATATAGCCCTGGGACTAAATGAATTGAGTGGAAGTCTTCCAACAGACCTCTGCGGTAATCTTCCATTTCTTGCTGGGAATGGGATTTATCTATCCAGAAATCAGCTGAGTGGCGCGATTCTGTCAAATCTATCCCTATGTTCACATCTGCAGGTGGTGTCCCTATCTGGCAACTCTTTTAATGGGCAGATACCTGCAGAAATCGGCTACTTAACATCTCTTCGAATATTATTCCCCGGTTCTAACAATTTGAATG GTAAACTACCTCCTGAGATTGGAAATCTTCACAACCTGGTTGATTTTGCTGGTGAAAATAATCAGATTGGGGgcactttaaatattttggtgaaTATGTCTTCTCTGCACGAATTATCACTATGGCGCAATAATTTCACTGGGAATCTTTCAAGGGATTTTGGGAATCTTACTATGCTAACCAAGTTTGTTATCTTCGAAAACTACATGACAG GGCATATTCCTACTGAATTTGGCCGACTGAAGAAATTAGTGTTAGGGTTGAACAACTTCAGTGGATCTATTCCACATGAGCTCTTTAACATTTCAACTCTTCAAACCCTTCTTGTTCCCTTTAAGTGA
- the LOC125201041 gene encoding receptor kinase-like protein Xa21: protein MPNGNLEKWLYSHNYFLNFMERLNIMIDVASALDYLQGGYSAPIVHSDLKPSNVLLDKDMIAHVSDFGIAKLLCDGDSMVLTNTLGTLGYIAPDYGSDGLVSTRCDVYSYGVMLM, encoded by the exons ATGCCCAATGGAAATCTTGAGAAATGGTTGTATTCCCACAattatttcttgaatttcatgGAGAGATTGAATATAATGATCGATGTTGCATCGGCTTTGGATTATCTTCAAGGTGGCTATTCAGCCCCTATTGTCCACAGTGACTTGAAGCCAAGTAATGTCTTGTTAGACAAAGATATGATTGCTCATGTAAGCGATTTTGGGATAGCAAAGTTACTATGCGATGGAGACAGTATGGTGTTAACCAACACCCTAGGAACATTGGGTTACATTGCTCCAG ACTATGGTTCAGATGGACTAGTCTCCACAAGGTGTGACGTGTATAGCTATGGGGTGATGTTGATGTAA